A single region of the Chryseobacterium culicis genome encodes:
- a CDS encoding T9SS type A sorting domain-containing protein: MRKLYLGACTLCTVLSVSAQELVWQKDIKSSTQDFLSQVTTTIDQQYLITGSSIQSNKQQALGSKQNNGYDFHLVKLNQQGQEVWEKYFSGTNHDYLSATVTTQDGGFLLAGTSYSGKGLDKKEDSKGGSDIWLIRINEFGDELWQKTLGSTSDEEARAVIQTTDLGFFVAGNVQSSSKGYGSKDVWITKLDKNGKELSQLILGGKGLDEVEKMIPTKDGGALLGIYSRSTSVRTNNQPSTTNTTISSDRTATHNLLSATSKQSDNFGEGDYWIVKLDKNGKVEWEKNFGGKGDDHIRTLALTSNGFVIGGESRSERSGNKTVGLEEGTDLWLIALNERGDEQWQKSYNFKNRDILMGMSVIQSQDTRTKNQDFTKGILLGGYTQAEGRIQTDDETFWMLYLDQNGNEQWRKHVKGESRQKEERLSDLKLNRDGSIILAGTSAEELGKENWKIVKLGDKQVDQLIEKYDIKIYPNPVSDYAYVEIGFDFKEADILLYDMSGRQLQSIKTKNRVTKINTQALVQGAYLVTIKTDMNKTANAKIIKK; encoded by the coding sequence ATGAGAAAACTTTATCTCGGTGCATGTACTTTATGCACGGTCTTGAGCGTATCTGCTCAGGAATTGGTGTGGCAGAAAGACATCAAATCCTCTACCCAGGATTTTCTAAGCCAGGTGACAACCACCATTGATCAGCAATATCTGATCACGGGAAGTTCTATTCAAAGCAATAAGCAGCAGGCTTTAGGCAGTAAGCAAAACAACGGTTACGATTTCCATCTGGTAAAACTGAACCAACAGGGACAAGAAGTCTGGGAGAAATATTTCTCAGGAACCAACCATGATTATTTATCCGCAACTGTCACCACTCAGGATGGCGGATTTTTACTGGCCGGAACATCCTATTCAGGAAAAGGATTAGACAAAAAAGAAGATTCCAAAGGAGGTTCAGATATCTGGCTGATCAGAATCAATGAATTTGGCGATGAATTATGGCAGAAAACCTTGGGAAGCACTTCCGATGAAGAAGCCAGAGCGGTGATTCAAACCACAGACTTAGGATTCTTTGTCGCCGGGAATGTACAGAGTTCATCAAAAGGCTACGGCTCCAAAGATGTCTGGATCACAAAATTGGATAAAAACGGAAAAGAATTATCCCAATTAATCTTAGGTGGAAAAGGCTTAGATGAAGTTGAAAAAATGATTCCTACGAAAGACGGCGGCGCATTGCTTGGCATTTATTCAAGAAGCACCTCTGTTAGAACAAATAATCAGCCATCAACGACTAACACTACTATTTCGTCTGACAGAACGGCAACCCATAACCTACTATCTGCAACCTCAAAGCAAAGCGATAATTTCGGAGAAGGCGATTACTGGATTGTCAAGTTAGACAAAAACGGAAAAGTAGAATGGGAAAAGAACTTTGGTGGAAAAGGTGATGACCACATCAGAACCCTTGCCTTAACTTCAAATGGTTTTGTCATTGGTGGAGAATCCAGATCAGAAAGGTCAGGCAATAAAACGGTAGGCCTTGAAGAAGGTACAGATCTTTGGTTGATTGCTTTAAACGAAAGAGGTGATGAACAATGGCAGAAATCCTACAATTTCAAAAACCGAGATATTCTGATGGGAATGAGTGTGATTCAGAGCCAGGATACAAGAACCAAGAATCAAGACTTTACAAAAGGAATATTGTTGGGAGGCTATACCCAGGCTGAAGGAAGAATACAGACTGATGATGAAACGTTCTGGATGCTCTATCTGGATCAGAATGGAAATGAGCAGTGGAGAAAACACGTGAAAGGAGAATCCAGACAAAAAGAAGAAAGACTTTCAGATTTAAAACTGAACAGAGATGGTTCTATTATTCTGGCAGGAACCAGTGCAGAAGAACTAGGCAAAGAAAACTGGAAAATTGTAAAACTGGGCGATAAACAGGTTGATCAGCTCATTGAGAAGTACGACATCAAGATTTATCCAAACCCTGTCTCAGACTACGCTTACGTAGAAATCGGTTTTGATTTTAAAGAGGCTGATATTCTGTTGTATGATATGAGTGGAAGACAACTTCAGAGTATAAAAACAAAGAACAGAGTAACGAAGATTAATACCCAGGCTTTGGTTCAGGGAGCTTATCTGGTGACGATAAAAACGGATATGAACAAAACAGCTAATGCGAAAATTATTAAAAAGTAA